A region of uncultured Desulfobacter sp. DNA encodes the following proteins:
- the fliQ gene encoding flagellar biosynthesis protein FliQ: MTPEFVVEFAKQAITLTILLSMPMLGLGLIAGLTISVFQAVTQIQEMTLTFVPKILAVFLGLLFAAPWMMEKLISFTTNIIINIPMYIR, encoded by the coding sequence ATGACCCCTGAATTTGTTGTGGAATTCGCCAAACAGGCCATCACCCTGACCATCCTTTTATCCATGCCCATGCTGGGTCTGGGACTGATTGCAGGCCTTACCATCTCTGTCTTCCAGGCCGTTACCCAGATCCAGGAGATGACGCTCACCTTTGTGCCCAAGATTCTCGCTGTTTTCCTCGGGCTTTTGTTTGCTGCGCCGTGGATGATGGAAAAATTAATATCCTTCACAACCAATATTATTATCAATATTCCCATGTATATCCGGTGA
- the fliR gene encoding flagellar biosynthetic protein FliR: MELLDLIDPIRFRTFMLVLARISVFLFLFPIFSSPVFSNRLKMGLALVLTLLFYTVVPVDPARFPKDVPTFGLMLGAEIMVGLTLGLCLRIFFAGIQMAGQVIGFQVGFSMINVVDPQSGENVSIMDQIGYWVCLVVFLLLNGHHIVIMSMIDSFELVPVGGFVLHPALFPKISEVAAGLFVNAIKISAPVIAVLTFVNTGFGLIAKFSPQTNVMIVSFPVKIAVGLTFFSMTLPIIVIVTRDYIGPLRKLFLALLFYMGGG, from the coding sequence GTGGAACTTCTTGATCTCATTGATCCCATTCGCTTCAGAACCTTTATGCTGGTTCTGGCAAGGATCTCTGTGTTTTTATTTTTGTTCCCTATTTTTTCCTCCCCTGTGTTTTCCAACCGGCTGAAAATGGGACTGGCTCTGGTTTTAACACTGTTGTTCTATACGGTGGTACCTGTGGATCCGGCACGTTTCCCAAAGGATGTCCCCACCTTTGGCCTGATGCTTGGGGCTGAAATCATGGTGGGTCTTACTCTGGGGCTTTGCCTGCGAATCTTTTTTGCAGGGATACAGATGGCCGGCCAGGTTATCGGCTTTCAGGTCGGGTTCTCCATGATCAATGTCGTGGACCCCCAAAGCGGTGAAAACGTATCCATCATGGATCAGATCGGTTACTGGGTCTGCCTGGTCGTTTTCCTTTTGCTCAACGGACACCATATAGTTATCATGTCCATGATTGACAGCTTCGAACTGGTTCCTGTGGGTGGATTTGTTTTGCATCCTGCCCTGTTCCCAAAAATTTCGGAGGTTGCGGCCGGGTTATTTGTAAATGCCATCAAGATCAGCGCCCCGGTCATTGCCGTTTTAACCTTTGTCAATACAGGCTTTGGACTGATTGCAAAATTTTCACCCCAGACCAATGTCATGATTGTGTCCTTCCCGGTAAAGATCGCAGTGGGGCTGACCTTTTTCTCCATGACCCTGCCCATCATTGTCATCGT